The Oncorhynchus clarkii lewisi isolate Uvic-CL-2024 chromosome 29, UVic_Ocla_1.0, whole genome shotgun sequence genome contains a region encoding:
- the LOC139388263 gene encoding cell division cycle protein 23 homolog isoform X1 yields MAALCSEFGDLVQIKKQLISVISLCKERGLVHSVKWASELAFALDPLPKNELPPSATFTEEDAQDLDALGLAKSYFDLKEYDRAAYFLRGCRSQKAYFLYMYSRYLSGEKKKDDETVDSLGPLEKGQVRNEALRELRVELSKKHSAGELDGFTLYLYGVVLRKLDLLKEAVDVFVEATHALPLHWGAWLELCNLITNIDMLKSLSLPDCWIRDFFIAHMYTELQMIKEALQKYQSLIESGFSKSTYIVSQIAVAYHNIRDIDQALALFNELREQDPFRIENMDTFSNLLYVRSMKPELSYLAHNLVEIDKYRVETCCVIGNYYSLRSQHEKAALYFQRALKLNPRCLGAWTLMGHEYMEMKNTSAAIQAYRHAIEVNKRDYRAWYGLGQTYEILKMPFYCLYYYRKAHQLRPNDSRMLVALGESYEKLSQHVEAKKCYWRAYSVGDVERMALLKLAKLHEQLNESDDAAQCYIIYIQDIFFCGLVHMCLQEQLEHAEVSTALRYLGQYYFKNKLYEEASLCAQRCCDYNDAREEGKALLRQISQVRDHIEASNTTPVRRVSPLDLSSFSP; encoded by the exons ATGGCGGCCTTGTGTAGTGAGTTTGGCGATTTAGTTCAAATAAAAAAACAGCTGATCTCTGTGATATCGCTTTGTAAAGAAAGAGGACTTGTACATAGCGTGAAATG GGCTTCAGAGTTGGCATTTGCCTTGGACCCCCTTCCCAAGAATGAATTACCTCCATCGGCAACTTTTACTGAG GAGGATGCTCAGGACCTGGATGCTCTTGGCCTGGCCAAGTCCTACTTTGACCTGAAAGAGTATGACCGTGCTGCCTACTTCCTTCGCGGCTGCCGCAGCCAGAAAGCATACTTCCTGTACATGTACTCTCGCTATCTG TCTGGAGAAAAGAAGAAAGATGATGAGACTGTGGACAGCTTGG GGCCTCTGGAGAAAGGTCAGGTGCGTAACGAGGCTCTGCGGGAGCTGAGGGTGGAGCTGAGTAAGAAGCACAGTGCTGGAGAGCTGGACGGATTCACTCTGTACCT GTATGGGGTGGTTCTGCGGAAGCTGGATCTACTGAAGGAGGCAGTAGATGTGTTTGTGGAGGCGACCCATGCCCTACCTCTACACTGGGGAGCGTGGCTGGAGCTCTGTAACCTCATCACCAACATTGACATG CTGAAGTCCCTGTCTCTGCCAGACTGCTGGATCAGAGACTTCTTCATAGCCCACATGTACACAGAGCTGCAGATGATCAAAGAGGCCCTGCAGAAATACCAGAGTCTGATTGAGTCCGGCTTCTCCAAGAGCACGTATATCGTCTCACAGATTGCTGTGGCCTACCACAACATCCGAG ATATTGACCAGGCTCTGGCTCTGTTCAATGAGTTGCGGGAGCAGGATCCCTTTCGCATTGAGAACATGGACACGTTCTCCAACCTGCTATACGTCCGT AGCATGAAGCCAGAGCTCAGCTACCTGGCCCACAACCTGGTGGAGATAGACAAGTACAGGGTAGAAACCTGCTGTGTCATCG GGAACTACTACAGCCTGCGGTCGCAGCATGAAAAGGCAGCCCTGTACTTCCAGAGGGCTCTGAAGCTGAACCCTCGCTGCCTGGGGGCCTGGACTCTGATGGGCCACGAGTACATGGAGATGAAGAACACCTCAGCTGCCATCCAGGCCTACAG GCACGCTATAGAGGTGAACAAACGAGACTACCGTGCCTGGTATGGCCTGGGACAGACCTATGAGATCCTCAAGATGCCATTCTATTGTCTTTACTACTATCGAAAGGCCCACCAGCTCAG GCCCAATGACTCTCGTATGCTGGTTGCTTTGGGAGAGAGCTACGAGAAACTCTCACAGCACGTCGAGGCAAAGAAG TGTTACTGGAGGGCGTACTCTGTGGGGGACGTGGAGAGAATGGCTCTACTGAAACTGGCAAA ACTTCACGAGCAGCTTAATGAGTCTGACGATGCGGCCCAGTGTTACATCATCTACATCCAAGACATCTTCTTCTGTGGG TTAGTGCATATGTGCTTACAGGAGCAGCTGGAGCATGCAGAGGTGAGCACGGCCCTGCGTTACCTTGGCCAGTACTACTTCAAGAACAAACTTTATGAGGAGGCTTCACTGTGTGCCCAACGCTGCTGTGACTACAATGAC GCTCGTGAAGAAGGCAAGGCTCTACTCAGACAGATCTCCCAGGTCAGAGACCATATTGAGGCCTCTAACACCACCCCTGTTAGGAGGGTGTCTCCCCTCGAtctgtcctccttctctccctga
- the LOC139388263 gene encoding cell division cycle protein 23 homolog isoform X2: MAALCSEFGDLVQIKKQLISVISLCKERGLVHSVKWASELAFALDPLPKNELPPSATFTEEDAQDLDALGLAKSYFDLKEYDRAAYFLRGCRSQKAYFLYMYSRYLSGEKKKDDETVDSLGPLEKGQVRNEALRELRVELSKKHSAGELDGFTLYLYGVVLRKLDLLKEAVDVFVEATHALPLHWGAWLELCNLITNIDMLKSLSLPDCWIRDFFIAHMYTELQMIKEALQKYQSLIESGFSKSTYIVSQIAVAYHNIRDIDQALALFNELREQDPFRIENMDTFSNLLYVRSMKPELSYLAHNLVEIDKYRVETCCVIGNYYSLRSQHEKAALYFQRALKLNPRCLGAWTLMGHEYMEMKNTSAAIQAYRHAIEVNKRDYRAWYGLGQTYEILKMPFYCLYYYRKAHQLRPNDSRMLVALGESYEKLSQHVEAKKCYWRAYSVGDVERMALLKLAKLHEQLNESDDAAQCYIIYIQDIFFCGEQLEHAEVSTALRYLGQYYFKNKLYEEASLCAQRCCDYNDAREEGKALLRQISQVRDHIEASNTTPVRRVSPLDLSSFSP; encoded by the exons ATGGCGGCCTTGTGTAGTGAGTTTGGCGATTTAGTTCAAATAAAAAAACAGCTGATCTCTGTGATATCGCTTTGTAAAGAAAGAGGACTTGTACATAGCGTGAAATG GGCTTCAGAGTTGGCATTTGCCTTGGACCCCCTTCCCAAGAATGAATTACCTCCATCGGCAACTTTTACTGAG GAGGATGCTCAGGACCTGGATGCTCTTGGCCTGGCCAAGTCCTACTTTGACCTGAAAGAGTATGACCGTGCTGCCTACTTCCTTCGCGGCTGCCGCAGCCAGAAAGCATACTTCCTGTACATGTACTCTCGCTATCTG TCTGGAGAAAAGAAGAAAGATGATGAGACTGTGGACAGCTTGG GGCCTCTGGAGAAAGGTCAGGTGCGTAACGAGGCTCTGCGGGAGCTGAGGGTGGAGCTGAGTAAGAAGCACAGTGCTGGAGAGCTGGACGGATTCACTCTGTACCT GTATGGGGTGGTTCTGCGGAAGCTGGATCTACTGAAGGAGGCAGTAGATGTGTTTGTGGAGGCGACCCATGCCCTACCTCTACACTGGGGAGCGTGGCTGGAGCTCTGTAACCTCATCACCAACATTGACATG CTGAAGTCCCTGTCTCTGCCAGACTGCTGGATCAGAGACTTCTTCATAGCCCACATGTACACAGAGCTGCAGATGATCAAAGAGGCCCTGCAGAAATACCAGAGTCTGATTGAGTCCGGCTTCTCCAAGAGCACGTATATCGTCTCACAGATTGCTGTGGCCTACCACAACATCCGAG ATATTGACCAGGCTCTGGCTCTGTTCAATGAGTTGCGGGAGCAGGATCCCTTTCGCATTGAGAACATGGACACGTTCTCCAACCTGCTATACGTCCGT AGCATGAAGCCAGAGCTCAGCTACCTGGCCCACAACCTGGTGGAGATAGACAAGTACAGGGTAGAAACCTGCTGTGTCATCG GGAACTACTACAGCCTGCGGTCGCAGCATGAAAAGGCAGCCCTGTACTTCCAGAGGGCTCTGAAGCTGAACCCTCGCTGCCTGGGGGCCTGGACTCTGATGGGCCACGAGTACATGGAGATGAAGAACACCTCAGCTGCCATCCAGGCCTACAG GCACGCTATAGAGGTGAACAAACGAGACTACCGTGCCTGGTATGGCCTGGGACAGACCTATGAGATCCTCAAGATGCCATTCTATTGTCTTTACTACTATCGAAAGGCCCACCAGCTCAG GCCCAATGACTCTCGTATGCTGGTTGCTTTGGGAGAGAGCTACGAGAAACTCTCACAGCACGTCGAGGCAAAGAAG TGTTACTGGAGGGCGTACTCTGTGGGGGACGTGGAGAGAATGGCTCTACTGAAACTGGCAAA ACTTCACGAGCAGCTTAATGAGTCTGACGATGCGGCCCAGTGTTACATCATCTACATCCAAGACATCTTCTTCTGTGGG GAGCAGCTGGAGCATGCAGAGGTGAGCACGGCCCTGCGTTACCTTGGCCAGTACTACTTCAAGAACAAACTTTATGAGGAGGCTTCACTGTGTGCCCAACGCTGCTGTGACTACAATGAC GCTCGTGAAGAAGGCAAGGCTCTACTCAGACAGATCTCCCAGGTCAGAGACCATATTGAGGCCTCTAACACCACCCCTGTTAGGAGGGTGTCTCCCCTCGAtctgtcctccttctctccctga
- the LOC139388263 gene encoding cell division cycle protein 23 homolog isoform X3, whose product MAALCSEFGDLVQIKKQLISVISLCKERGLVHSVKWASELAFALDPLPKNELPPSATFTEEDAQDLDALGLAKSYFDLKEYDRAAYFLRGCRSQKAYFLYMYSRYLSGEKKKDDETVDSLGPLEKGQVRNEALRELRVELSKKHSAGELDGFTLYLYGVVLRKLDLLKEAVDVFVEATHALPLHWGAWLELCNLITNIDMLKSLSLPDCWIRDFFIAHMYTELQMIKEALQKYQSLIESGFSKSTYIVSQIAVAYHNIRDIDQALALFNELREQDPFRIENMDTFSNLLYVRSMKPELSYLAHNLVEIDKYRVETCCVIGNYYSLRSQHEKAALYFQRALKLNPRCLGAWTLMGHEYMEMKNTSAAIQAYRHAIEVNKRDYRAWYGLGQTYEILKMPFYCLYYYRKAHQLRPNDSRMLVALGESYEKLSQHVEAKKCYWRAYSVGDVERMALLKLAKLHEQLNESDDAAQCYIIYIQDIFFCGLEHAEVSTALRYLGQYYFKNKLYEEASLCAQRCCDYNDAREEGKALLRQISQVRDHIEASNTTPVRRVSPLDLSSFSP is encoded by the exons ATGGCGGCCTTGTGTAGTGAGTTTGGCGATTTAGTTCAAATAAAAAAACAGCTGATCTCTGTGATATCGCTTTGTAAAGAAAGAGGACTTGTACATAGCGTGAAATG GGCTTCAGAGTTGGCATTTGCCTTGGACCCCCTTCCCAAGAATGAATTACCTCCATCGGCAACTTTTACTGAG GAGGATGCTCAGGACCTGGATGCTCTTGGCCTGGCCAAGTCCTACTTTGACCTGAAAGAGTATGACCGTGCTGCCTACTTCCTTCGCGGCTGCCGCAGCCAGAAAGCATACTTCCTGTACATGTACTCTCGCTATCTG TCTGGAGAAAAGAAGAAAGATGATGAGACTGTGGACAGCTTGG GGCCTCTGGAGAAAGGTCAGGTGCGTAACGAGGCTCTGCGGGAGCTGAGGGTGGAGCTGAGTAAGAAGCACAGTGCTGGAGAGCTGGACGGATTCACTCTGTACCT GTATGGGGTGGTTCTGCGGAAGCTGGATCTACTGAAGGAGGCAGTAGATGTGTTTGTGGAGGCGACCCATGCCCTACCTCTACACTGGGGAGCGTGGCTGGAGCTCTGTAACCTCATCACCAACATTGACATG CTGAAGTCCCTGTCTCTGCCAGACTGCTGGATCAGAGACTTCTTCATAGCCCACATGTACACAGAGCTGCAGATGATCAAAGAGGCCCTGCAGAAATACCAGAGTCTGATTGAGTCCGGCTTCTCCAAGAGCACGTATATCGTCTCACAGATTGCTGTGGCCTACCACAACATCCGAG ATATTGACCAGGCTCTGGCTCTGTTCAATGAGTTGCGGGAGCAGGATCCCTTTCGCATTGAGAACATGGACACGTTCTCCAACCTGCTATACGTCCGT AGCATGAAGCCAGAGCTCAGCTACCTGGCCCACAACCTGGTGGAGATAGACAAGTACAGGGTAGAAACCTGCTGTGTCATCG GGAACTACTACAGCCTGCGGTCGCAGCATGAAAAGGCAGCCCTGTACTTCCAGAGGGCTCTGAAGCTGAACCCTCGCTGCCTGGGGGCCTGGACTCTGATGGGCCACGAGTACATGGAGATGAAGAACACCTCAGCTGCCATCCAGGCCTACAG GCACGCTATAGAGGTGAACAAACGAGACTACCGTGCCTGGTATGGCCTGGGACAGACCTATGAGATCCTCAAGATGCCATTCTATTGTCTTTACTACTATCGAAAGGCCCACCAGCTCAG GCCCAATGACTCTCGTATGCTGGTTGCTTTGGGAGAGAGCTACGAGAAACTCTCACAGCACGTCGAGGCAAAGAAG TGTTACTGGAGGGCGTACTCTGTGGGGGACGTGGAGAGAATGGCTCTACTGAAACTGGCAAA ACTTCACGAGCAGCTTAATGAGTCTGACGATGCGGCCCAGTGTTACATCATCTACATCCAAGACATCTTCTTCTGTGGG CTGGAGCATGCAGAGGTGAGCACGGCCCTGCGTTACCTTGGCCAGTACTACTTCAAGAACAAACTTTATGAGGAGGCTTCACTGTGTGCCCAACGCTGCTGTGACTACAATGAC GCTCGTGAAGAAGGCAAGGCTCTACTCAGACAGATCTCCCAGGTCAGAGACCATATTGAGGCCTCTAACACCACCCCTGTTAGGAGGGTGTCTCCCCTCGAtctgtcctccttctctccctga
- the LOC139388262 gene encoding kinesin-like protein KIF20A, whose amino-acid sequence MALSMASPCGVLSDEEEGGMAVFESTAADIGGLVGQRLNEVTLPEISIISPGLEPRPSIREKALAKPGVIRQGSGGEGNTDKVKVFLRIRPLTEGEKERGEEQGCVCVQNKESLMLKAPKDSQNMKSAERGVAQSMHKFSFSQIFGPETKQHDFFESTMKEMVRDVLRGESRLLYTYGVTNSGKTYTIQGVGREAGLLPRALVSLFRKLQGRLYGAMDLKPVLHQEVRQLDAGEVRAEEIRRDALLKEEDDVTSRMRGGTSTWDSGIGGHSITSHIATQLEDSDSVCLEPDSLSHSGGEELEEGVQFSVWVSFYEIYNEFLYDLLEAPPCLQPKKRAILRLSDDKQGNPYVKDLTWVQVRSAEEAWRVLRAGRRNQSFASTHLNQNSSRSHSIFSTRILHVHPESNQGQATRISELSVCDLAGSERCKDQRNEERMKEANNINTSLHTLGRCIAALRHNQNNKSRPPQVVPFRDSKLTRVLQGFFCGRGHSSMVVNINPCASTYDETLQALKFSAIATQLVHGPSTKTRVAYILSLLREPRSHSNDSTLIEEDEDSDEDGDITMFDSDALLRAIEVLKREVQRQREEKEVLEATVREQVFSEMMEVISGMEKDFSQTLETEKALMEERFEDKINNLQKSLKRYYNQEIEERDEQIEALTAALEKKGGVSLAEPAPLPLFPPLALGGEAEGPTPRRSQRLASTTTGELSRVRAELDQCRAELLEKTQELRRVQGQLTPPEHSDALTNAADRKLGEGQRNLRQLRLDLQRLGLNLQSGERACCRNTGGERLRHALTTADHTLAKQDQTLVELQNGLLLVKADLRRKAETLAQMGQMPPCGSASATPGSCQKRGCGAAGNAENQPPEKRHFFRSLFPQHTPSRNGQQGRPREPQTTPYSRILRSRQQSPPPSPGPSGRYRVTKC is encoded by the exons ATGGCGTTGTCTATGGCATCTCCGTGTGGAGTCCTGtctgatgaggaggaggggggcatGGCTGTGTTTGAATCCACGGCAGCTGACATCGGCGGCCTAGTAGGACAACGACTGAACGAAGTGACTCTGCCTGAGATCTCCATAATCTCCCCTGGACTAGAACCTCGGCCATCCATCAGAGAG AAAGCATTGGCAAAGCCTGGGGTGATCAGACAAGGCAGCGGTGGTGAGGGGAACACTGACAAAGTGAAGGTGTTTCTGCGTATCCGCCCACTgactgagggagagaaggaaaggggagaggaacag ggctgtgtgtgtgtgcaaaacaAAGAGAGCCTGATGCTCAAAGCCCCCAAAGACTCCCAGAACATGAAGAGTGCAGAGAGGGGAGTCGCCCAGAGCATGCACAAGTTCAGCTTCTCACAG ATCTTTGGTCCAGAGACCAAACAGCATGACTTCTTTGAGAGCACCATGAAGGAGATGGTGAGAGACGTGCTTCGTGGAGAGAGTCGGCTCCTCTACACATATGGTGTCACCAACTCTGGCAAGACCTACACCATTCAGG GAGTGGGTCGTGAGGCGGGCCTCCTGCCCCGGGCCTTGGTGTCTTTGTTCAGGAAGTTGCAGGGCCGTCTCTACGGGGCCATGGACCTCAAGCCTGTCCTCCACCAGGAGGTACGCCAGCTGGATGCCGGTGAGGTCCGGGCTGAGGAGATCCGCAGAGACGCTCTACTCAAAGAG GAAGATGACGTGACTTCTCGGATGAGAGGCGGCACTAGTACCTGGGACAGCGGCATCGGTGGACACTCCATAACCAGCCACATCGCCACCCAGCTAGAGG ACTCTGACAGTGTATGTCTGGAGCCAGACAGCCTGTCTCACAGCGGaggggaggagctggaggagggggTTCAGTTCTCTGTGTGGGTGTCCTTCTATGAGATCTACAATGAGTTCCTGTACGACCTGCTTGAGGCTCCGCCCTGCCTGCAGCCTAAGAAGAGGGCCATCCTGCGGCTGAGTGATGACAAGCAGGGGAACCCTTACGTCAAGG ATCTCACCTGGGTGCAGGTCCGCAGTGCAGAGGAGGCTTGGAGAGTGCTCAGGGCTGGCCGGAGGAACCAGAGCTTTGCCAGCACTCACCTCAACCAAAACTCCAGCCGCAGCCACAGCATCTTCTCCACCCGGATCCTGCACGTCCACCCAGAATCTAACCAGGGCCAGGCCACACGCATCAGCGA gctgtctgtctgtgacctGGCTGGCTCAGAGCGTTGTAAGGACCAGCGCAACGAGGAGAGGATGAAGGAGGCCAACAATATCAACACCTCCCTCCACACCCTGGGCCGCTGTATCGCTGCTCTGAGGCACAACCAGAACAACAa GTCGCGACCCCCTCAGGTGGTGCCGTTCAGAGACAGTAAACTGACACGGGTTCTTCAGGGCTTCTTCTGCGGCCGCGGGCACTCCAGCATGGTGGTCAACATCAACCCCTGTGCCTCCACCTACGACGAGACCCTACAGGCCCTCAAGTTCTCTGCCATCGCCACACAG CTGGTCCATGGGCCATCCACTAAAACCCGAGTGGCCTACATCCTGTCCCTGCTGCGGGAGCCCCGGTCTCACTCCAATGACAGCACTCTGATTGAGGAAGACGAGGACAGCGATGAAGATGGGGACATCACCATGTTTGATTCAGAT GCTCTACTGCGGGCCATCGAGGTACTGAAGAGGGAGGTGCAGAGGCAGCGGGAAGAGAAGGAGGTGCTGGAGGCCACCGTCAGAGAGCAGGTGTTCTCTGAGATGATGGAGGTCATCTCTGGCATGGAGAAGGACTTCAGCCAGACCCTGGAGACAGAGAAGGCTCtgatggaggagaggtttgaggaCAAGATCAACAACCTGCAGAAAAGCCTCAAGAGATACTACAACCAGGAAATAGAG GAGCGTGATGAACAGATTGAGGCACTGACTGCAGCCCTGGAGAAAAAGGGAGGTGTGTCCCTAGCAGAGCCAGCCCCACTCCCCCTCTTCCCACCCCTAGCCCTGGGAGGAGAGGCTGAGGGCCCCACGCCCCGTCGCTCCCAGCGCTtggcctccacaaccacaggAGAGCTGAGCAGAGTGAGGGCTGAGCTGGACCAGTGTCGTGCCGAGCTGCTGGAGAAAACACAag AACTGAGGCGTGTCCAGGGGCAGCTCACACCACCAGAGCACTCCGACGCCCTGACCAATGCTGCCGACCGCAAGCTGGGGGAGGGCCAGAGG AACCTGCGTCAGTTGCGTCTGGACCTGCAGAGGCTGGGTCTGAACCTGCAGTCTGGAGAGAGGGCATGCTGCCGTAACACTGGTGGGGAGAGGCTGCGCCATGCGCTCACCACTGCAGACCACACACTGGCCAAACAG GACCAGACCCTGGTAGAGCTACAGAACGGCCTGCTGCTGGTCAAGGCTGACCTGAGGAGGAAGGCGGAGACCCTGGCCCAGATGGGTCAGATGCCCCCCTGTGGCTCGGCCTCTGCTACTCCTGGCTCCTGTCAGAAGAGGGGCTGTGGGGCAGCAGGCAACGCTGAGAACCAGCCCCCAGAGAAACGACACTTCTTCCGCTCCCTTTTCCCACAACACACCCCGTCACGAAACGGACAACAGGGGCGCCCCCGTGAACCTCAAACCACACCCTACTCACGGATCCTTCGCTCCCGCCAACAGTCCCCTCCCCCAAGTCCCGGCCCCTCTGGCAGGTACAGGGTTACCAAGTGCTGA